GTACAACATAGATTTCAATTCACTCCTATTCTTGAATAACAGGAATATGAATACGGTCTAGCTATGCAGTAGAGGACACATTTTCTTATCAAACAAGAACTCACTGATTAGTttcaagaataataatatacattacCTTTTCTCAAGGTCAGTGCTACAACAGCATCATTCTCTACCTgtgtagtaaaaaaatataggaaATTGTCAACACCTGTGAGATGCAGGTGTAAATGATATGAGGAGCAAAACTATTaaactattttgtatattttggCCAGCTGTAGATTAATAATTGACTTGTTAAAATACCCAGGACTTAGATATAACCTAACATATACACAGACATtgtaaagaatatataaaagttatacaCCACAGAAAATGTAATACTACATTACCTTTTGATCTGCCAAAGTCTTAGAGTCTTCTAATACTTCCCCTGTACCAGGTAGAATTAACCGTTGATTATTACTTGGTTGATCAACAAGTTCTTGCAACTTCTGCTTTATGTCAATAATTTTATCAGATGCCTTGCACCGGATGAAGTATGTTGTCTTACTACGTTTAACTCGAATGTACATATCCTgtcaataaacaaaattttagtaTGATATATGTCAGGAATCCTGTTAGGAATCCCTTTTGGACAACAACAAAACAGAGCTAGAAATCCTAACACACTCTCTGCTGCAATAGCATAGTGACTGAAATAATTCTGTGTCATTTCACACTTCATGAAAACTGCTAAActttaagaaaaagagaagcattgagctcaaaccGTGTTCTGAGACAGCACTGATTatgctttatttatattaagaaagaggaatcaatacaataaatagAGGAAATTTGATACCCCCTAATAACAAAGATATGatagagataaataaaaatgttcctaataatacatatataatctagatattttttattgcatAGGATCAGCTCCTTATCTCTATGattataacaaaaaacaaaggCACCAAAGTAAACAACAGTTACCCCAAGAGGAACAATCTCTTTTTCACAATTTCCTTATACAGTTACAAAGTTTAATTTCTCAAAAGCTAACTCCCACTTACAACTGAGGACCTATTTATAATGTCCTCACTAACCAGGATAAGTAACTACCCAATCacataataattacaatttaacactatttcatttcttttgctACAACAGACCTAGAAAGGTCTTCTTCCCTTTTCCTATTTTCCCTATCAACATTTCTAATAAGATCACTCCAAATTTTCACAATGCAAAACAGATGTCCAACAATGATTACCAACCAAATCCCCATCTATGCTATGACTAAGGTTAACATTTAACATTATAGCCCTGATGCCTTATCATAATTCAGAGTATATGATCTATAACTGAATGATGCTAAAGCACACCGGTTGAAGCCTCTagaattgataatgaaatagaaagaaaacagAAAGTAAACTATTAATTTCCAGACACAAACCAAAATGACCATCATGTAGCAAGATTAAACCTCAGTAACACAATTGCAActtaaaaggaaacaaaaataagCATGCTATGAATATCTTCATGATCTCCAAAGTTCTACCATCTCGCAAGGGTCTTCTGTTCTATCAAAATCGTGGGACCAGCGAGGTTAATTATCAAGACATACATCtcctattttctttctcatgaaAGCACAGTAAAGACCATTACTTTTACCAATTCCTTTTTCCCTCTTACTATTTTTCACAACCTAAAAGCAAATAGAAAAGAACATCTGGTTCCAGGTCCCTCCCTTAACTTGGAATGACTTCAAAACAAACACGCAAACCCAATTCTTAACTTTCAATTTGAAACCATAATTCATGGTTCAATACAGTAAAGAACGATTAGAAACTAAAGGACACACAAATGTAACATACCATTGTAATACTTTCCAGGTGCTTCTCTCTGGTAACAAAATTGCAGTCCCCAAAACTGAAGAAAAATTTgccaaaaaggaaaacaaaggtTGCAAGTGCCAGCAATTGATTTGAAGcaagaaaagtaataaaaattggTGATGAGTAATTCACCTGCGAATCTGTGAAAATTGTCAGATTTCAAAGAGGTATTCTTAGTCGCACACAAAAGGGTGATTGATTAGTTAGTTGTTCACGCGCCTGACCTTCACTCCACCTCTGATATTCTTGAAGAAGACCATGgatttgaaatcaatttttcaGTACAATAGAATTAATTGAGAACTGAATTTCgatactaaaatattaaattgagatATTTAACTGAAATATAgattaattatcaaataataaattaataaaatcaaaatagttGTTTGAAACTATGTTTTGTGAACATATTTATACTGTTCTTTAAagtgttttgtttgatttattttttatttaattttattttgttacagTATTTTGTAAAATCTGTAACTATTTTTTCACAGTGTAgtctttatatttcataaaatctgtttatttgataattttaattgtatcccatattattttaaaatatttgattacataaattaaagaaagattCTTTAAGTGTATTAAGTTATGTTTTTcttgaacttttttttataaattgtgaAATATCTTGTACTTGTTTTATCTGAAGAGAtataaatcttgaaaaaaatatatattttaattaattaaattatgtattaattagTGTTCAAACTTTGATATCCCTTGCATTTAATTAGCCAGACATATTAAATGTATAAGTTAATACGTTTCAAAcgaaaaatcaataaatttatgaataattaaaaattaagagattaaaattatgtgaaaaaaattgaaactaaaattatgaatttcacTAAACATAGGGAACAAAATTgcatataaagttaaaaaaaaatacaaatatttgaaaatttgtaagaatCAACATTACTTTAGAACCTCaaagataaaaattacaaatttcacaaaatgtaaataaccaaaattataatgaagtattttttttttcatcttatttaaaaagtttaaattcaaGAATATGTAGAACAaaagtttatctaaaatatttaacatgaaaatgtttttcttgatgaattaatttaatgtttgaatcaTATTGTTAATGTATAGTTTTTTGTTAATTGGTTTTTACATCatagtaataaattaaatgacGATGAATTACAATGTGGGTTTTGTAAATAagtaaattatgtaaaatgtaAATGATTGTGGTTTTGTGAAATCCGGACAAAAATtggaaattatttataatttatctttttgttaattattatatattatctattatgtatatttattatttattatctctttttaattatattgtagaATATTTTCATTCGTGATTTTACTGTTggcttgttttttatttttattaattcaaatttaaaattttaaaagtaattttagaataagaaaatattattaaaaagctaattatatatatttactattttagaGATTAGGGTATTTGAagtaaatttctttatatagaTTCATTAAATAGGAATAACATACTGTACAACttaagtttattaaataatataataaattgcaACTAAgtataaaaattgattattttaaatatgttctttgtgttcaaaatttaaatttaacttccATCTTAATGCATATAGAATAGTCTTTAAATCTTTCTATCTCTTTccatatatcatttttaatatcttatagTTATAATCTTGTACCTGTATACTTTTAAAAcaagttataaataattaaagataagacataataaaaatatattatttatcataaatataaaatatatctcgtatcttttctaatttttttaaagagctttttataactttttgtttttaccCGTCTTcagtatattatataattttctatctcttctataAAGAAGTAATAAAGCCTGTATattaagtttagaaaataactccattcatatttatatttatattttaaagattttttcttGTCATTT
This genomic interval from Vigna radiata var. radiata cultivar VC1973A chromosome 8, Vradiata_ver6, whole genome shotgun sequence contains the following:
- the LOC106771136 gene encoding uncharacterized protein LOC106771136 isoform X1, with the protein product MDMYIRVKRSKTTYFIRCKASDKIIDIKQKLQELVDQPSNNQRLILPGTGEVLEDSKTLADQKVENDAVVALTLRKDDNEFEEVNIVRPNDFYQARDAEGASW
- the LOC106771136 gene encoding uncharacterized protein LOC106771136 isoform X2, with translation MYIRVKRSKTTYFIRCKASDKIIDIKQKLQELVDQPSNNQRLILPGTGEVLEDSKTLADQKVENDAVVALTLRKDDNEFEEVNIVRPNDFYQARDAEGASW